One part of the Gossypium raimondii isolate GPD5lz chromosome 1, ASM2569854v1, whole genome shotgun sequence genome encodes these proteins:
- the LOC105786873 gene encoding uncharacterized protein LOC105786873, translating to MDFVSRLPLTPTEKNSVWVIVDRLTKFTHFILVQTNYSLQKLVKLYISKIAKLRDIEYFVGDFIFLKVFPWKKVMRFDRKGKLSPRFIGPYQILKRVGLIAYQLKLPSKLDRIHDVFYISILRRYWSGPSHVAFVEEIEIRLGLTFEDEPIQILVRDIQVLMRKSILLVKVLWQNHGTNEAAWEPEDSMH from the exons atggacttcgttagtaGGTTGCCCTTGACACCCACTGAGAAAAATTCTGtgtgggtcatcgtggatcgattgaccaagttcACTCACTTTATTCTAGTTCAGACAAATTATTCTCTGCAAAAGTTAGTGAAGCTCTACATTTCTAAGATAGCGAAACT gagaGATATCGAGTACTTTGTGGgtgacttcatttttcttaaggttTTTCCGTGGAAGAAAGTTATGAGGTTCGATCGTAAGggtaagttgagccctaggttcatcGGGCCGTATCAGATTTTGAAGCGTGTAGGACTAATTGCTTATCAGTTGAAGCTGCCTTCGAAATTAGATCGTATCCACGATGTGTTTTATATCTCGATATTGAGGCGGTACTGGTCTGGTCCATCTCACGTTGCCTTTGTTGAAGAGATTGAGATTAGACTAGGCTTGACTTTTGAGGATGAGCCGATTCAAATTTTGGTTCGTGATATTCAGGTTCTGATGAGGAAGTCCATCCTGTTGGTTAAGGTTTTGTGGCAAAATCATGGCACTAATGAAGCCGcgtgggaacctgaggactcGATGCATTAG